A single genomic interval of Cucumis sativus cultivar 9930 chromosome 7, Cucumber_9930_V3, whole genome shotgun sequence harbors:
- the LOC101213173 gene encoding zinc finger protein ZAT10: MALQALNSPSSTFPLADPSLDHHHHDSWIKPSKPRSKRPRFDSDDEYLAFCLLMLARGRISHSDHHHHHATTNDSYSPSNSSPPPPPLLKLTYNCNVCNKSFSSYQALGGHKASHRKSDAGDNNVSPVVSSTLSNSTLGGGVKTHQCSICFKCFPTGQALGGHKRRHYDGGSGNNNTNSTAATAGSDGNGSTLTQTHHRNFDLNIPALPELWPGFTAGNRRKKSQSQSQEYSTDQEVESPHPLKKPKLLLPME, encoded by the coding sequence ATGGCCTTACAAGCTCTCAATTCCCCTTCTTCCACCTTCCCTCTCGCTGATCCTTCCCttgatcatcatcatcatgaCTCTTGGATCAAACCATCCAAGCCGCGTTCAAAACGCCCCCGCTTCGACTCCGACGACGAATACCTCGCCTTTTGCCTCCTCATGCTCGCCCGTGGCAGAATCTCCCATTctgatcatcatcatcatcatgcTACCACTAACGACTCATATTCCCCCTCCAACTCCTCTCCTCCGCCTCCCCCTCTTTTGAAACTGACTTATAACTGTAATGTTTGTAACAAGTCTTTCTCTTCCTACCAAGCACTTGGTGGTCATAAAGCTAGTCATCGCAAATCCGACGCCGGAGATAACAACGTCTCACCTGTGGTTTCTTCCACTCTTTCTAATTCCACTCTTGGCGGCGGTGTTAAGACCCACCAATGttccatttgttttaaatgtttcCCTACAGGTCAAGCTCTTGGTGGCCATAAGCGCCGACACTACGACGGCGGCAGTGGTAATAATAACACCAATAGCACCGCTGCTACTGCTGGTTCCGACGGTAACGGTTCTACTCTCACGCAGACCCATCATCGGAACTTCGACCTGAACATCCCTGCCTTGCCAGAGTTGTGGCCGGGATTTACTGCCGGCAACCGACGCAAAAAAAGTCAAAGTCAAAGTCAGGAGTACTCTACTGATCAGGAAGTGGAAAGCCCTCATCCGTTGAAGAAACCGAAGCTTTTACTTCCGATGGAATGA